Proteins encoded by one window of uncultured Draconibacterium sp.:
- a CDS encoding efflux RND transporter periplasmic adaptor subunit, with protein MKKILFIATAALILSACGNTTPTDDAAKRKQLQELKQQVHSLEQQIHALESDLAENLTEELINVKTTLLENQKFEHYIEVTGTVEAEQDVDVSPESAGVIKEVLVVEGQKVSKGQILARLNTDLLERSVEELQVQLDLAITNFERQKNLWDQNIGSEMQYLQAKNNKESLEKRIQSLNTQIEMAEVQSPINGVVDIIYQKKGNIGSPQTPFAKVINTSNIKIYGDISESYITKVKKGDDVEIRFPALNKTVDAKINQIGNTIDPNNRTFRVRINLNNDSNLIKPNLISVISLRDYVNESAIVVPSLFIKEDFKGHYTYISEKTDGKDVAKKVYVTPGVTNNNMTEITDGLTAGMQVISEGYNQVVNGTAVKIN; from the coding sequence ATGAAAAAGATTCTATTTATAGCAACAGCGGCACTAATTTTATCGGCCTGCGGAAATACAACCCCAACCGACGATGCTGCAAAAAGGAAACAATTACAAGAACTAAAACAACAGGTTCATTCGCTGGAACAACAAATTCATGCGTTGGAGTCTGATTTGGCAGAGAACTTAACAGAAGAACTGATAAATGTAAAAACCACACTTCTTGAGAACCAAAAGTTTGAACATTATATTGAAGTAACCGGTACGGTAGAGGCTGAACAGGATGTTGATGTTAGTCCCGAGTCGGCAGGTGTTATCAAAGAGGTATTGGTTGTGGAAGGGCAAAAAGTAAGCAAAGGGCAGATTCTGGCCCGACTGAATACTGATTTGCTTGAAAGATCGGTTGAAGAATTACAGGTTCAGTTGGATTTGGCAATTACTAATTTCGAACGTCAGAAAAATTTATGGGACCAAAACATTGGTTCTGAAATGCAATACCTGCAAGCTAAAAACAATAAGGAGAGCCTCGAAAAAAGAATACAAAGTTTGAACACACAAATTGAAATGGCTGAAGTGCAATCGCCTATCAACGGAGTTGTAGATATCATTTACCAGAAAAAAGGAAATATCGGTAGTCCGCAAACGCCATTTGCCAAAGTCATTAATACAAGCAATATTAAAATTTACGGCGATATTTCAGAGTCGTACATTACAAAAGTTAAAAAAGGCGACGATGTTGAAATTCGTTTCCCGGCCTTAAACAAAACCGTTGATGCAAAAATCAACCAAATTGGTAATACCATCGATCCAAACAACCGAACTTTTCGTGTGCGTATTAACCTGAACAACGACTCGAACCTGATTAAACCGAACCTTATATCGGTAATTTCGCTGCGCGATTATGTAAACGAATCGGCTATTGTGGTACCATCGCTTTTTATAAAAGAAGATTTTAAAGGCCACTACACATACATTTCTGAAAAGACCGACGGAAAAGATGTAGCCAAAAAGGTTTATGTTACACCGGGTGTAACCAATAATAACATGACCGAGATAACTGATGGCCTTACTGCCGGTATGCAGGTAATTTCAGAAGGATATAACCAGGTTGTTAACGGCACAGCGGTTAAAATCAATTAA
- a CDS encoding efflux RND transporter permease subunit has translation MEKETEKKKNDIIRKFKPTYLALKNKTTVYIFTALLVLFGIFSYQQMPREAMPEIVVPYIFIQTLYPGNSPVDIENLCTRPIEKELKGMKGVKEVTSASYQDVSTIIVEFNTNVTIKQALQDTKDRVDQAKSELPSDLPSDPYVTDFDLSEYPIMNVNVSGEYNMRDLKKYAEIMQDEFEGYREISEANIRGIEEREIQINIDPYKLDAVGLTFEDVAFAIQLENISMGAGQFTADQTRRTIRTDANYTSIDQIANTIIKVNSGKPVYIRDIATVVDGYKEQATIARLNDQPVITLSVTKKSGENILAASENVINGIDQLKARGMIPKDLDVVVTDDMTHYIEDTISNLENSIILGMILVTFVLFLFLGFRNALFAGLAIPLSMFLSFVILRQSGITLNSMVLYGLILALGMLVDNAIVVVENVYRLLSEGKSLLRATKQGVSEIAFPIISSTLTTLAAFFPLLAWEGIIGEFMKILPQTLIVVLASSLFVALIINPAFISSFMRVEDINKKANAKKILKYAVIFIGVSALFYAAKIYLLANLLATIALLMVSNLFVLRPVARWFQTKFLVWLEHIYTKQLRHALSGPWPYIYFGGTFLLLLFSLGFYFGSNPKMVFFPDTDPTTVYVTMELPLGTSIEKTDEVSREVENIIKETIKPVNHIVKSVTTNVGVGMSGGMFASNEESPNKSLTSVSFVEYKLRDGINTSIVMQDIAKNLDGFVGAKIFVDKDDQGPPTGAPVNIDVSGDEFDQLIQITDDFMRMIEEDNIPGINELQLNINTNQPEMLIEVDREQARLYELSTQQIAMAFRSSIYGYEASQFKDGEDEYDIFVRLDEKYRNDVSTLMNQKIPVNGSKIPISSVASFKYQTSYDKISRIDNKRVITISSEIVEGSNANEINNRIAQILEDYEMPEGYTYEFTGEQQEQAESMEFLIYALIIAIAMIMIIMVTQFNSFIRPAIIIATVIFSTIGVFLGLGIFKMEFVVIMTGIGIISLAGIVVNNGIVLIDYIDLTRLRKRKELGYSEKAFLPKQVQIDALVEAGKTRLRPVLLTAITTVLGLLPLAIGLNFNFFTLYSRFDPQITIGGESVAFWGPMSWTVIFGLTFATVLTLIISPVMYMITIRINYTLKKWTGNLPADNIPVKPEVSE, from the coding sequence ATGGAGAAAGAAACAGAAAAGAAAAAAAACGATATAATCCGCAAGTTTAAACCAACTTATCTTGCACTAAAGAATAAAACCACTGTATACATATTTACAGCGCTACTGGTTTTGTTCGGAATATTCTCGTATCAGCAAATGCCCCGCGAGGCCATGCCCGAAATTGTTGTTCCGTATATTTTTATACAAACACTGTATCCGGGTAACTCTCCGGTTGATATCGAGAACCTGTGTACACGACCCATTGAAAAAGAACTGAAAGGGATGAAAGGCGTGAAAGAAGTAACGTCGGCATCGTACCAGGATGTAAGTACCATTATTGTTGAATTCAACACAAATGTTACGATTAAACAAGCTCTTCAGGATACAAAAGACCGTGTTGATCAGGCCAAATCAGAACTTCCCAGCGACTTGCCCAGCGACCCGTATGTAACCGATTTTGATCTCTCGGAATACCCGATTATGAACGTTAATGTTTCGGGAGAATACAACATGCGCGACCTGAAAAAGTATGCTGAAATAATGCAGGACGAGTTTGAAGGTTACAGAGAAATTTCGGAAGCCAACATTCGCGGTATTGAAGAACGTGAGATCCAAATCAATATTGATCCATATAAACTCGATGCGGTAGGACTTACATTTGAAGATGTTGCTTTTGCCATTCAGCTTGAAAATATAAGTATGGGGGCCGGTCAGTTTACTGCCGATCAAACCCGAAGAACCATTCGTACCGACGCGAATTATACAAGCATAGACCAAATTGCGAATACTATTATTAAAGTGAATAGTGGCAAACCGGTTTACATTCGCGACATTGCAACCGTTGTTGACGGCTACAAAGAACAGGCAACCATTGCCCGCCTTAACGATCAGCCGGTAATTACCCTGTCGGTTACCAAAAAATCGGGTGAAAACATACTTGCTGCTTCTGAAAATGTTATCAATGGAATTGACCAGCTGAAAGCACGCGGTATGATTCCGAAAGATCTTGATGTGGTGGTTACCGACGATATGACTCACTACATTGAAGATACCATATCGAACCTCGAAAACAGTATTATTCTGGGTATGATCCTGGTAACATTTGTATTATTCCTGTTCCTGGGTTTCCGTAACGCACTTTTTGCAGGTCTGGCTATTCCACTGTCGATGTTCCTGTCGTTTGTTATTCTGCGGCAAAGCGGAATTACATTAAACTCCATGGTACTTTACGGATTAATACTCGCTCTCGGTATGTTGGTTGACAATGCCATCGTTGTTGTTGAGAATGTTTACCGCCTGCTCAGTGAAGGAAAGTCGTTATTAAGAGCTACAAAACAAGGAGTTAGCGAAATTGCTTTCCCAATTATCTCCTCAACATTAACAACGCTTGCTGCATTCTTCCCGCTGTTGGCATGGGAAGGTATTATTGGCGAGTTTATGAAAATACTTCCTCAAACGCTGATCGTGGTCCTGGCCTCGTCGCTTTTTGTAGCGCTTATAATTAACCCGGCGTTTATCTCTTCGTTTATGCGGGTTGAAGACATTAATAAAAAAGCAAATGCAAAAAAGATTTTAAAGTATGCGGTCATATTTATAGGAGTTTCAGCTTTATTTTATGCTGCTAAAATTTACCTGTTGGCAAACCTGCTGGCAACCATTGCATTGCTAATGGTGTCGAACCTGTTTGTTTTACGCCCGGTTGCACGCTGGTTTCAGACTAAGTTTTTGGTTTGGCTCGAGCATATTTATACCAAACAATTGCGCCATGCATTATCAGGTCCATGGCCATATATATACTTCGGCGGAACATTCCTTTTGCTCTTGTTTTCGCTGGGATTTTATTTTGGAAGTAATCCTAAAATGGTGTTTTTTCCCGATACCGATCCAACAACGGTATACGTAACAATGGAGCTGCCGCTGGGAACTTCAATCGAAAAAACCGATGAAGTATCTCGCGAGGTTGAAAACATTATAAAAGAGACCATTAAACCGGTTAATCACATTGTAAAATCGGTAACTACAAATGTTGGAGTAGGAATGAGTGGCGGAATGTTTGCCAGTAATGAGGAAAGCCCGAACAAATCGCTCACTTCTGTTTCGTTTGTTGAATACAAATTACGCGATGGAATTAACACCTCGATTGTAATGCAGGATATTGCCAAAAACCTTGATGGTTTTGTAGGTGCAAAAATATTTGTTGACAAAGACGACCAGGGGCCGCCAACAGGAGCTCCGGTTAACATTGATGTATCGGGTGATGAATTTGACCAGCTGATTCAGATTACCGACGATTTTATGCGAATGATTGAAGAAGACAACATTCCGGGAATCAACGAGCTACAACTAAACATTAATACCAACCAACCCGAAATGCTTATCGAGGTTGATCGCGAACAGGCTCGTTTGTACGAATTGTCTACTCAGCAAATTGCAATGGCATTCCGTAGTTCTATTTATGGATACGAAGCCAGCCAGTTTAAAGATGGTGAGGATGAATACGATATTTTTGTAAGGCTTGATGAAAAATACCGAAACGATGTATCAACACTGATGAACCAGAAGATTCCGGTTAACGGAAGCAAAATTCCAATTTCATCGGTAGCATCGTTTAAATATCAAACTTCGTACGATAAAATAAGCCGCATCGATAATAAACGTGTGATTACCATCTCTTCTGAAATTGTTGAAGGGTCAAATGCAAATGAGATCAATAACCGGATTGCTCAGATTCTTGAAGACTATGAAATGCCGGAAGGTTACACCTACGAATTTACAGGCGAGCAGCAGGAACAAGCCGAAAGTATGGAATTCCTGATATATGCACTTATTATTGCCATTGCCATGATCATGATTATTATGGTTACGCAGTTTAACTCGTTTATACGGCCGGCCATTATTATTGCCACAGTTATTTTCAGTACAATTGGTGTTTTCCTTGGTTTGGGAATCTTTAAAATGGAATTTGTAGTGATTATGACCGGAATCGGTATTATATCGCTGGCCGGAATTGTGGTAAACAACGGTATTGTGTTAATCGACTACATCGACCTTACTCGATTGCGCAAACGCAAAGAACTGGGTTATTCTGAAAAAGCATTTTTACCAAAACAGGTTCAGATTGATGCGCTTGTTGAGGCCGGGAAAACCCGTTTACGCCCGGTATTGCTTACAGCTATTACAACCGTGTTAGGCCTGTTACCTCTGGCTATTGGATTAAACTTCAACTTCTTTACGTTGTACTCGCGTTTTGATCCGCAAATAACAATTGGTGGAGAAAGTGTAGCGTTCTGGGGGCCAATGTCGTGGACCGTTATTTTCGGGCTTACCTTTGCAACGGTATTAACCCTGATTATATCGCCGGTGATGTACATGATCACTATCAGGATAAACTATACACTGAAAAAATGGACCGGTAATTTACCGGCCGACAATATTCCGGTTAAACCGGAAGTTTCGGAATAA
- a CDS encoding mannose-1-phosphate guanylyltransferase produces MANNFCVIMAGGVGSRFWPLSRTARPKQFLDILGTGKTCLQQTYERFLGIVPPENFLVVTNAIYKDLVKSQLPDLNDQQILLEPLRRNTAPCLAYAANKIAATNADANLIVTPSDHLILKEDELHKQVKNGLDFVAEKEALLTLGIKPNRPETGYGYIQVKRKKEYRDLDNLFKVKTFTEKPNEEMAKIFIESGEFYWNSGIFISSLSTMLESLQQHLTEIALKFEHGRKKMNTSSEEPFIRKTYSECQAISIDYGIMEKAKNVYVLTADFGWSDLGTWSSLYENKEKDGLGNIVPGDNVLLYDTENCIIELSKEKVAVIHGLDGFIIAESNDTLMICRREDEDQIKKFVTDVRIKKGDSLV; encoded by the coding sequence ATGGCTAACAATTTTTGTGTGATTATGGCAGGTGGAGTAGGAAGTAGGTTTTGGCCACTTAGCCGTACAGCACGTCCAAAACAATTTTTAGATATTTTAGGAACCGGAAAAACATGTCTTCAACAAACATACGAGCGATTTCTTGGCATTGTTCCGCCCGAAAATTTTCTGGTGGTCACTAATGCGATATACAAAGACCTGGTGAAATCGCAATTACCCGATTTAAACGATCAGCAGATTTTACTCGAACCTTTGCGAAGGAATACAGCACCTTGTTTAGCTTATGCAGCAAATAAAATTGCAGCTACAAATGCTGATGCAAACCTTATTGTAACGCCTTCTGATCATTTAATTCTGAAGGAAGATGAACTTCATAAGCAGGTAAAAAACGGGCTCGACTTTGTGGCCGAGAAAGAGGCTTTGCTTACGCTTGGAATTAAACCAAACCGGCCGGAAACAGGCTACGGATATATCCAGGTAAAACGGAAAAAAGAATATCGCGACCTTGATAACCTGTTTAAGGTAAAAACCTTTACCGAGAAGCCAAACGAAGAAATGGCGAAGATATTTATTGAAAGCGGAGAGTTTTACTGGAACTCGGGTATTTTTATTTCTTCGCTTTCAACAATGCTGGAATCGTTACAGCAGCACCTTACTGAAATTGCATTGAAATTTGAGCATGGTCGCAAAAAAATGAATACGTCGAGCGAAGAACCATTTATTCGAAAAACCTACTCAGAGTGCCAGGCTATTTCTATCGATTACGGTATTATGGAGAAAGCAAAAAACGTGTATGTGCTTACTGCCGATTTTGGATGGAGCGATCTGGGAACATGGAGTTCGCTGTATGAGAATAAAGAAAAAGATGGCTTGGGTAATATTGTTCCGGGAGACAATGTTTTGCTGTACGATACCGAAAATTGTATTATTGAACTCTCGAAAGAAAAGGTGGCAGTAATTCATGGATTGGATGGTTTTATTATAGCCGAATCGAACGATACATTAATGATTTGCCGTCGCGAGGATGAAGACCAGATTAAGAAGTTTGTTACCGATGTAAGGATAAAAAAGGGAGATTCGCTGGTATAG
- a CDS encoding ABC transporter permease, with product MGFFFHIGRYFSMLKRVFARPEKHKLYIRQLFHEIDNLGVNSVGIVIIISIFIGGIMTIQFAYSMANPIYPSELVGLGTRDTLLLEFSSTMLALIMAGKVGSNITSEIGTMRVTEQIDSLEIMGVNSASFLILPKIIAVVFVFPFLYIISVFFGLLGGLVTGPIAGVITIPDYIDGIQWLFYPYYITFSIIKSLVFGFLVASVPAYFGYYVQGGALEVGKASTKAVVNTNILILFFDLILTRLLLT from the coding sequence ATGGGTTTTTTCTTTCACATAGGCCGATATTTTTCGATGCTGAAACGCGTTTTTGCACGCCCCGAGAAACATAAACTGTATATCAGGCAGTTGTTTCACGAAATTGATAACCTGGGCGTAAACTCGGTGGGCATCGTTATTATCATTTCAATTTTTATTGGCGGAATTATGACCATTCAGTTTGCCTATAGTATGGCGAACCCAATTTACCCTTCGGAGTTGGTAGGTTTGGGAACCCGCGATACTTTGCTGCTGGAATTCTCATCAACCATGCTGGCACTTATTATGGCCGGAAAAGTGGGTTCGAATATTACCTCGGAGATTGGTACCATGCGGGTTACCGAGCAAATTGATTCGCTGGAAATTATGGGTGTGAATTCGGCCAGCTTTCTTATTCTGCCAAAAATAATTGCGGTGGTTTTTGTCTTTCCCTTCCTGTATATCATTAGTGTATTTTTTGGCCTGCTTGGCGGTTTGGTAACCGGCCCCATTGCCGGAGTAATCACCATTCCGGATTATATTGACGGAATTCAGTGGTTGTTTTACCCATACTACATCACTTTCTCGATTATAAAATCGCTGGTGTTTGGATTTCTGGTGGCCTCGGTACCGGCTTATTTTGGCTATTACGTGCAGGGCGGCGCGCTCGAAGTAGGTAAAGCAAGTACAAAAGCCGTGGTAAATACCAATATCCTCATCCTGTTTTTCGATTTAATTTTAACCCGTCTGCTTTTAACATGA
- a CDS encoding ATP-binding cassette domain-containing protein — MITLKNIIKTFDGNTVLKDISTVFEQGKTNLIIGRSGSGKTVLLKSTLGLFEVDSGEIWYNDRNFTQMNEKERKILRREVGMVFQGGALFDSISVEDNVRFPLEMFTEMSSAEKQKRVDFCLDHVNIEKHAFKLSPSEISGGMQKRVAIARAIALNPKYLFCDEPNSGLDPETATVIDKLIQNLTKEFEMTTIINTHDMNSVIEIGESVLFISQGEKEWEGTKHEILDSGNQKLEDFIFANKLYAQMKKGK; from the coding sequence ATGATTACACTTAAGAACATTATAAAGACATTCGACGGCAATACGGTTCTGAAAGACATTTCAACCGTATTTGAGCAGGGAAAAACCAACCTGATTATTGGCCGAAGCGGATCGGGGAAAACGGTTTTGCTAAAATCGACACTGGGCCTTTTTGAGGTTGACAGCGGCGAAATTTGGTACAACGACCGCAATTTTACCCAAATGAACGAGAAGGAACGCAAGATACTGCGCCGCGAGGTTGGAATGGTTTTTCAGGGTGGTGCTTTGTTCGATAGTATTTCGGTGGAAGACAATGTGCGTTTTCCGTTGGAGATGTTTACAGAAATGAGCTCGGCCGAGAAACAAAAACGTGTTGATTTTTGCCTCGATCATGTGAACATTGAAAAACATGCGTTTAAACTTTCGCCAAGCGAAATTAGTGGCGGAATGCAAAAACGCGTGGCCATTGCCCGCGCCATTGCACTAAACCCGAAATACCTGTTTTGCGACGAACCCAACTCCGGACTCGACCCCGAAACAGCTACTGTTATCGATAAGCTGATTCAGAACCTTACAAAGGAGTTTGAAATGACAACCATTATTAACACCCACGATATGAACTCGGTAATTGAAATTGGCGAGTCGGTGCTGTTTATTTCGCAGGGAGAAAAGGAATGGGAAGGTACCAAACACGAAATCCTTGATTCGGGTAATCAAAAACTCGAGGATTTTATTTTTGCCAATAAATTGTATGCACAGATGAAGAAGGGGAAGTAA
- a CDS encoding ARMT1-like domain-containing protein encodes MNYECLICQVKALQKRMDKYEIAEEKRNSIVSQAITTIAGIDLDNSFSPEITSNILKEIEKESEVKDPYSTEKKESNQALLSRYDEFKTKVEESDDKFDTALRYAIAGNIIDFGPTHRFDVDETIERVFQTQLAIDDSKVLKAEIEKAKTILYLGDNCGEIVMDKLFLETIDHPNVIFAVRDQPVLNDATIKEAQEVGLHQVATLMTNGDNTPSTLLHRVSKEFLAIYRSADLIISKGMGNFEGLMDECDPRLFYLLMIKCPVIGQKVGAEKGDFVVKRSALN; translated from the coding sequence ATGAACTACGAATGCCTTATTTGCCAGGTGAAAGCGCTGCAAAAACGTATGGATAAATACGAAATTGCTGAAGAGAAACGAAATTCGATTGTTAGTCAGGCCATAACAACCATTGCAGGAATTGACCTCGACAACAGTTTTTCGCCCGAGATTACAAGCAACATTTTAAAGGAAATAGAGAAGGAATCAGAAGTAAAAGATCCTTATTCAACGGAGAAAAAAGAAAGCAACCAGGCATTGTTAAGTCGCTACGATGAGTTCAAAACAAAGGTGGAAGAGTCGGATGATAAATTTGATACTGCACTGCGTTATGCCATTGCCGGGAATATTATTGATTTTGGGCCAACACACCGTTTTGACGTGGACGAAACCATAGAGCGCGTGTTTCAAACCCAGCTTGCCATTGATGATTCGAAGGTTTTAAAAGCAGAAATAGAAAAAGCCAAAACCATTTTATATTTGGGCGATAATTGCGGCGAAATTGTAATGGACAAACTCTTTCTGGAAACCATCGATCACCCGAATGTGATCTTTGCCGTTCGCGATCAACCGGTTTTAAATGATGCCACCATAAAAGAAGCACAGGAAGTTGGGCTACACCAAGTTGCCACGTTAATGACCAACGGTGATAACACGCCCTCAACTTTGCTGCATCGGGTAAGCAAGGAATTTCTGGCAATCTATCGCTCAGCCGACCTGATTATCTCAAAAGGCATGGGCAATTTCGAAGGTTTAATGGACGAATGCGATCCGCGCCTGTTTTACCTGTTAATGATAAAATGCCCAGTTATCGGCCAAAAAGTTGGTGCCGAAAAAGGGGATTTTGTGGTTAAACGAAGTGCCTTAAACTAA
- a CDS encoding bifunctional response regulator/alkaline phosphatase family protein has product MNKPRILWTDDEIDLLRAHIIFLQEKGYEVETATNGLDAIEKVESGYFDIIFLDENMPGMTGLETLTKIKDISPNVPVVMITKSEEENIMDEAVGAKIADYLIKPVNPKQILLSLKKNIDQKRLVTEQTTSKYQMQFAQIGMKLNDRLTFDEWKDIYRQLVYWELELSESEDSAMDQILTMQKEEANKAFFRFVKENYQDWFTRDFEDRPMLSPDIFKHRVFPHLNDGKKTFVLVVDNLRYDQWRIFSPEINNYFRTVTEELYCGILPTATMYARNAMFAGLMPSEIEKVYPQLWLDDDNEGHKNRNEEELLRKQLERFARKESLYFEKGSGAKKERWVNDNLNNILKHDLSVMVVNFVDMISHARTEMDMIRELANNEKAYRSLTLSWFKNSSLLELLKSLADEDIRVVITTDHGAIRVDNPVKIIGDRETNTNLRYKLGKNLNFKSKNVFEIRDPRSIYLPSRNVSTSYVFAQGTDFFAYPNNYNYYANYYKDTFQHGGISMEEMIIPVVSLDPKK; this is encoded by the coding sequence ATGAACAAGCCACGAATACTTTGGACAGACGACGAAATAGATCTCTTACGAGCACACATCATATTTTTGCAGGAAAAAGGTTATGAAGTTGAAACCGCCACCAACGGCCTTGATGCCATTGAAAAAGTGGAGTCGGGCTACTTCGATATTATCTTTTTGGATGAGAACATGCCGGGCATGACCGGTTTGGAAACACTGACAAAAATTAAGGATATATCGCCTAACGTTCCGGTGGTAATGATTACCAAAAGCGAAGAGGAAAACATAATGGATGAGGCGGTTGGAGCCAAAATTGCCGACTACCTGATAAAGCCTGTAAATCCGAAACAGATTTTGTTGTCGCTGAAAAAGAACATCGATCAGAAGCGGCTGGTAACTGAGCAAACCACATCGAAATACCAAATGCAATTTGCACAAATTGGTATGAAACTAAACGACCGATTGACTTTTGATGAATGGAAAGATATATACCGGCAACTGGTTTATTGGGAGCTGGAGTTGAGTGAGTCGGAAGATTCGGCCATGGACCAGATTCTTACCATGCAAAAAGAGGAGGCCAACAAAGCGTTTTTCCGTTTTGTAAAAGAGAATTACCAGGATTGGTTTACCCGGGATTTTGAAGACCGTCCGATGTTGTCGCCCGATATTTTTAAGCACCGTGTTTTTCCACACCTTAACGATGGTAAGAAAACCTTTGTGCTGGTAGTGGACAATTTACGTTACGACCAGTGGCGGATATTCAGCCCCGAAATAAATAACTATTTCCGCACGGTAACGGAAGAGCTGTACTGCGGAATTTTGCCCACGGCAACCATGTATGCACGCAATGCTATGTTTGCCGGTTTAATGCCCTCAGAAATTGAAAAGGTGTACCCGCAATTGTGGCTCGACGATGATAACGAAGGCCACAAAAACCGTAATGAAGAGGAGTTGTTGCGTAAACAGCTGGAGCGTTTTGCCCGCAAAGAAAGCCTGTATTTTGAAAAAGGTTCCGGGGCCAAAAAAGAGCGTTGGGTAAACGACAATCTGAATAACATTTTGAAGCACGACCTTTCGGTGATGGTGGTGAATTTTGTGGATATGATTTCACATGCTCGTACCGAAATGGACATGATTCGCGAGTTGGCCAACAACGAAAAAGCGTATAGGTCTTTAACTTTAAGCTGGTTTAAAAACTCGTCGTTGCTGGAGTTGCTGAAGTCGCTTGCCGACGAGGATATACGTGTGGTAATTACTACCGACCACGGAGCTATTCGTGTTGATAATCCGGTGAAAATTATTGGCGACCGCGAAACCAATACCAACCTGCGTTACAAGCTGGGTAAGAATCTGAATTTTAAATCGAAAAATGTATTCGAGATCCGCGATCCAAGAAGCATTTATCTGCCATCGCGAAATGTAAGTACCAGCTATGTATTTGCTCAGGGAACCGACTTTTTCGCTTATCCGAATAACTACAATTATTACGCGAATTATTACAAAGATACGTTTCAGCACGGAGGTATTTCAATGGAAGAGATGATTATTCCGGTGGTTTCTTTAGATCCTAAAAAGTAA